One segment of Pseudodesulfovibrio sp. 5S69 DNA contains the following:
- a CDS encoding efflux RND transporter periplasmic adaptor subunit: MKRICAFLLPLALLSALALAGCGNDRLGEASEGKAPVPGSGLAEAAQAEVPAPVPAKPASTETFTARPAARQSSLTGFTRARSSMSLVSEESGRVVKVLADVGDALGRNGLFAELDTTFIELDLAANRADQLRLKSDLDYNRKEMDRYKALVKTDTAPQSTLDSNIRAHQAALQQLRAKQVEEQVLLERLKRFKLVGPPGWKVIARDIEPGEWVTKGETVAELGRYDVLLVPFALTSEEYRALKAMGDTVTLRLTDLGGTVKARVARVSPGFDPVTRKINVDLEITKGDFEFRGGIRTELDVVLPDPGGAVVVPASALVKAYEEYFLMTPEGKRVRVVLLGSAGDDMRRVSGQDVRPGGVFLLNP, from the coding sequence ATGAAACGGATATGCGCGTTCCTCCTCCCCCTGGCCCTGCTGTCGGCCCTGGCGTTGGCCGGTTGCGGCAACGACCGGCTCGGCGAGGCGAGCGAGGGCAAGGCTCCTGTGCCGGGCAGCGGCCTGGCCGAGGCCGCACAGGCCGAGGTGCCCGCTCCGGTCCCGGCCAAGCCCGCGTCCACCGAGACTTTCACGGCCCGGCCCGCGGCCCGGCAATCGTCCCTGACCGGCTTCACCCGCGCCCGCAGCTCCATGAGCCTGGTCAGCGAGGAGTCCGGCCGGGTGGTCAAGGTCCTGGCCGACGTGGGCGACGCCCTGGGTCGGAACGGTCTGTTCGCCGAGCTGGACACCACCTTCATCGAGCTGGACCTGGCCGCCAACCGCGCGGACCAGCTGCGCCTCAAGAGCGACCTGGACTACAACAGGAAGGAGATGGACCGCTACAAGGCGCTGGTCAAGACCGACACCGCGCCGCAGTCCACCCTGGACTCCAACATCCGGGCCCACCAGGCCGCCTTGCAGCAGTTGCGGGCCAAGCAGGTGGAGGAACAGGTTCTGTTGGAGCGGCTGAAGCGGTTCAAGCTGGTCGGCCCTCCCGGCTGGAAGGTCATCGCCCGCGACATCGAGCCCGGCGAGTGGGTCACCAAGGGCGAGACCGTGGCCGAGCTGGGGCGCTACGACGTCCTGCTCGTGCCCTTTGCCCTGACCAGCGAGGAATACCGCGCCCTCAAGGCCATGGGCGACACCGTGACCCTGCGCCTGACCGACCTGGGCGGCACGGTCAAGGCCCGCGTGGCCCGCGTTTCGCCCGGCTTCGACCCGGTCACGCGCAAGATCAACGTGGACCTGGAGATCACCAAGGGCGACTTCGAGTTTAGGGGCGGCATCCGCACGGAGCTGGACGTGGTCCTGCCCGATCCCGGCGGGGCCGTGGTCGTGCCCGCGTCCGCCCTGGTCAAGGCGTACGAGGAGTATTTCCTGATGACGCCCGAGGGCAAGCGGGTCCGCGTGGTCCTGCTCGGCTCGGCGGGCGACGACATGCGCCGGGTGTCCGGCCAGGACGTGCGCCCCGGCGGCGTCTTCCTGCTCAATCCCTAA
- a CDS encoding TetR/AcrR family transcriptional regulator encodes MTTKTRRERDRDKMRRRILDAARQLFVREGFDNVSMRRIATRIEYSPAALYRYFRNKKEILSALREEGFARFVERQERARKTFPDPIERLRAGAREYIRFAQSEPEHYHLMFSTSCGQVDLDGEWAASSLRSFRMFRDMVVECVASGRFGEVDPDALVFALWGQLHGLVHLIATGQVAALSNGADLDALLGRIIEFGLRPVPGFQQFQSEA; translated from the coding sequence ATGACCACGAAAACAAGACGCGAACGAGACAGGGACAAGATGCGCCGCCGCATCCTGGATGCGGCCAGGCAGCTCTTTGTCAGGGAGGGGTTCGACAATGTTTCGATGCGGCGTATCGCCACCCGGATCGAATACAGTCCGGCCGCGCTCTACCGCTATTTCCGGAACAAGAAGGAGATCCTGTCCGCCCTGCGCGAGGAGGGATTCGCCCGCTTCGTGGAACGGCAGGAGCGGGCCAGGAAGACGTTCCCGGACCCGATCGAGCGCCTGCGGGCGGGGGCGCGCGAGTACATCCGTTTCGCCCAGTCCGAGCCGGAGCACTATCACCTCATGTTCAGCACCAGTTGCGGGCAGGTGGACCTGGACGGCGAATGGGCGGCCAGCTCGCTGCGCTCCTTCAGGATGTTCCGGGACATGGTCGTCGAGTGCGTGGCCTCGGGACGGTTCGGCGAGGTGGACCCGGACGCCCTGGTCTTTGCCCTGTGGGGGCAACTCCACGGGCTGGTGCACCTCATCGCCACCGGCCAGGTGGCGGCCTTGAGCAACGGCGCGGACCTCGATGCCCTGCTGGGCAGGATTATCGAATTCGGCCTGCGTCCCGTACCGGGTTTTCAACAATTTCAGTCGGAAGCATAA
- a CDS encoding DUF2867 domain-containing protein: MECDEIKCLPGMDGLLDGADHVDAHSMVGSGTVLDLASGILSYRPGWMTLLWRVRVWLLRALGQDGHAVPDRVRWTAETLPRSPGGQVGFFTVVRTDGETYWIVEGNEAHLEAALAVCGTPLPEGRSRFYAITVVRYHNLAGRVYFNIIRPFHHLVVHAAMRSVLGRAG, translated from the coding sequence GTGGAATGCGATGAAATCAAGTGTCTGCCGGGCATGGACGGACTTCTCGACGGCGCTGATCATGTGGACGCGCACAGTATGGTCGGGAGCGGCACGGTGCTCGATCTGGCCTCGGGCATCCTCTCCTACCGTCCCGGCTGGATGACCCTGCTGTGGCGTGTCCGGGTGTGGCTGCTCCGGGCGTTGGGCCAGGACGGCCACGCGGTGCCGGACCGGGTGCGATGGACTGCGGAGACCCTGCCCCGCTCTCCGGGCGGACAGGTCGGGTTCTTTACCGTGGTCCGCACGGACGGCGAGACATACTGGATCGTCGAGGGCAATGAAGCCCACTTGGAGGCGGCCCTGGCTGTTTGCGGAACGCCGCTCCCGGAAGGGCGCAGCCGGTTTTACGCGATCACCGTGGTCCGCTACCACAATCTGGCGGGACGTGTGTATTTCAACATTATCCGGCCCTTCCACCACCTGGTGGTCCACGCGGCCATGCGGTCCGTTCTCGGCCGTGCCGGATAG
- a CDS encoding TetR/AcrR family transcriptional regulator, protein MSETLRQRRKAETRQRIQDAARRLIAQNGFEATTMRDLAGEAGVGVGTVALHFQDKISLLFSSFFEDISEVSRRAVDGVPEDVPIREQFRHMLHTMYSYYAEHTLFLRSVVKEALFATGAWKDRFDAQFEEVVGKVAALVEARKAAGEVRPEVSSLDVALLCWSLYAAGLIDGLNRDRFDVQAQVDAVMGRLEVGLVGILAGGGCGMR, encoded by the coding sequence ATGAGCGAAACATTGCGGCAACGGCGCAAGGCCGAGACCCGGCAACGAATTCAGGACGCGGCCCGGCGGTTGATTGCGCAAAACGGGTTCGAGGCCACGACCATGCGCGACCTGGCAGGCGAGGCAGGGGTGGGCGTGGGGACAGTCGCCCTGCACTTTCAGGACAAGATATCCTTGCTCTTCTCCTCGTTTTTCGAAGACATCAGCGAGGTCTCCCGCCGAGCCGTGGACGGTGTGCCCGAGGACGTCCCTATCCGAGAACAATTTCGTCATATGCTCCATACAATGTACAGCTACTATGCCGAGCACACCCTGTTCCTGCGGTCTGTGGTGAAAGAGGCCCTGTTCGCCACAGGCGCGTGGAAGGACAGGTTTGACGCCCAGTTCGAAGAAGTGGTCGGCAAGGTGGCGGCCCTGGTGGAGGCACGCAAGGCCGCCGGAGAGGTCCGCCCCGAAGTTTCGAGCCTGGATGTGGCGTTGCTCTGCTGGTCGTTGTACGCGGCCGGATTGATCGACGGGCTGAACCGCGACCGGTTCGATGTGCAGGCTCAGGTGGACGCGGTCATGGGCCGGTTGGAAGTGGGCCTGGTCGGCATACTTGCGGGAGGTGGTTGTGGAATGCGATGA
- a CDS encoding ABC transporter permease, with protein sequence MLPLNLTIAISSLSAHKLRAVLAMLGVFLGALAFTGVQHVSKIMVRQAELETEKLGPNLYAVLAGSVRFTRGGAMRISGSSRTFVLSDAQAVIDSVPSVLEGTPFVTATMAVRGNGNAVNAQIMACWPSYQDIRSFRPDIGRFFTWNEVEERAKVCVLGRKIAQRLFDRPELAVGRDVYMFRASFRVLGVMEEKGRDVSGTDQDEVLLMPITTYMRRASNQRWISGVYLRLAKGAGLAQVNEAANAIMRERHKIDPGEDDDFSTMSAADAIKLQRQALDLMTTLGGITSTISFAVGGLGILSIMILVVRSRRVEIGVRRAVGGRRRDIVRQFLFESGLMAAVGGGLGVVVTVVLVVVGCTVAKLPIIIDPASLAITLAGSCLLGVAAGAYPAWQAAHIEILDVLKS encoded by the coding sequence ATGCTGCCCCTGAACCTGACCATCGCCATCTCCTCCCTCTCGGCGCACAAGTTGCGGGCCGTGTTGGCCATGCTCGGGGTCTTCCTGGGGGCGCTGGCCTTCACCGGGGTGCAGCACGTGTCCAAGATCATGGTCCGTCAGGCAGAGTTGGAAACGGAAAAGCTTGGCCCCAACCTCTACGCGGTCCTGGCCGGATCCGTCCGCTTCACCCGCGGGGGGGCCATGCGCATCAGCGGCAGCTCGCGAACCTTTGTCCTGTCCGACGCCCAGGCCGTGATCGACTCCGTGCCCTCGGTCCTGGAGGGCACGCCGTTCGTCACCGCGACCATGGCCGTGCGCGGCAACGGCAACGCGGTCAATGCCCAGATTATGGCCTGTTGGCCCAGCTACCAGGATATCCGCAGCTTCCGCCCGGACATAGGCCGCTTCTTCACCTGGAATGAGGTCGAGGAACGGGCCAAGGTCTGCGTGCTCGGGCGCAAGATCGCTCAGCGGCTGTTCGACAGACCCGAACTGGCCGTGGGCCGGGACGTCTATATGTTCCGGGCCAGCTTCCGGGTCCTCGGGGTCATGGAGGAGAAGGGCCGCGACGTGTCCGGCACGGACCAGGACGAGGTCCTGCTCATGCCGATCACCACCTACATGCGCCGGGCCTCCAACCAACGGTGGATTTCCGGAGTCTACCTGCGCCTGGCCAAGGGGGCGGGGCTCGCCCAGGTCAACGAGGCGGCCAACGCGATCATGCGCGAGCGGCACAAGATCGATCCCGGCGAAGACGACGACTTCAGCACCATGTCCGCGGCCGACGCCATCAAGCTGCAACGCCAGGCCCTGGATCTGATGACCACGCTGGGGGGCATCACCTCGACCATCTCCTTTGCCGTGGGCGGCCTGGGCATCCTGTCCATCATGATCCTCGTGGTCCGCTCCCGCCGGGTCGAGATCGGGGTGCGCCGGGCCGTGGGCGGCCGCAGGCGCGATATCGTCCGCCAGTTCCTGTTCGAGTCCGGTCTGATGGCCGCGGTGGGCGGCGGCCTGGGCGTGGTCGTGACCGTGGTCCTGGTCGTGGTGGGCTGCACCGTGGCCAAGCTGCCGATCATCATCGACCCCGCCAGCCTGGCGATTACCCTGGCGGGTTCCTGTCTCCTCGGCGTGGCCGCCGGAGCCTACCCCGCCTGGCAGGCCGCCCACATCGAAATCCTCGATGTTCTCAAGTCGTGA
- a CDS encoding DUF3431 domain-containing protein codes for MRDDIRVIIARYREDVSWADGLGCDYVVYDKSGRAGPDARPLPNIGREAHTYFTHIVNEYDTLFPMNAFLQGDPFDHIDDRGRATVDDLWDQLEDVADRHVPFKGLAWFKLRCDRLGRPHDLRKPENEGRWAGWGRDIPVGEVFERIFGAPMPREIICRAPTGNFCVTGERIRTRPKAFYEFCLRLIEDDPRDERNTGHAFERLWQHIFNGNTAWNRDRYE; via the coding sequence GTGCGTGACGACATCCGGGTGATCATAGCCAGATACCGTGAGGACGTGTCCTGGGCCGACGGGCTCGGGTGCGATTACGTGGTGTATGACAAGAGTGGCCGGGCAGGCCCTGATGCCCGCCCATTGCCGAATATCGGACGCGAGGCCCATACCTACTTCACCCACATCGTCAACGAGTACGACACGCTCTTCCCCATGAACGCCTTTTTGCAGGGCGATCCCTTTGATCACATCGATGATCGCGGCCGGGCCACGGTGGATGATTTGTGGGATCAGCTTGAAGATGTTGCGGATCGACACGTGCCCTTCAAGGGGCTGGCCTGGTTCAAGCTCAGGTGCGACCGGCTAGGCCGTCCGCACGACCTGCGCAAGCCCGAGAACGAGGGCCGCTGGGCCGGTTGGGGGCGGGACATCCCGGTGGGCGAGGTCTTCGAGCGCATCTTCGGCGCGCCCATGCCGCGGGAGATTATCTGCCGCGCGCCCACGGGCAATTTCTGCGTGACCGGCGAGCGCATCCGCACCCGGCCCAAGGCCTTCTACGAGTTCTGCCTGCGCCTCATCGAGGACGATCCCAGGGACGAGCGCAACACCGGGCACGCCTTCGAGCGGCTGTGGCAGCACATCTTCAACGGCAACACGGCCTGGAACCGGGATCGATACGAGTAG
- a CDS encoding LarC family nickel insertion protein, translating to MNAVYLDCSTGVSGDMLLSALSHALEEWRGPGSGFDFLEKELDRLGLDGFGLQWSEKRIAGIRTRHVDVLQTREQPLRHYTDLCRIIQESGLGGRTGERSLRALRLLGEAEAKVHGVGLEQVHFHEIGAVDTLADICGSMLLLDAMEAVEVVCSPIDLGSGFVTCAHGRMPVPAPACAELAKGLATFGSDCSMERATPTGLAILRTVADSFGSLPLGSLLGVGYGSGGRSSDEQPTYVRAMLLEKVAEGAPSQGA from the coding sequence ATGAACGCGGTATACCTCGATTGTTCCACGGGCGTGAGCGGCGACATGCTTCTCTCGGCCCTGAGCCACGCCCTGGAGGAGTGGCGCGGACCCGGAAGCGGCTTCGATTTCCTGGAAAAGGAACTTGACCGGCTCGGCCTGGACGGCTTCGGCCTGCAATGGTCGGAAAAACGGATCGCGGGCATCCGGACCCGACACGTGGACGTGCTCCAAACCCGAGAGCAGCCCCTGCGCCACTACACGGATCTGTGCCGGATCATCCAAGAGAGCGGCCTGGGCGGGCGTACCGGGGAACGGTCCCTGCGGGCCCTGCGCCTGCTCGGCGAGGCCGAGGCCAAGGTCCACGGCGTGGGCCTCGAACAGGTTCACTTCCATGAGATCGGGGCTGTGGATACCCTTGCTGATATTTGTGGTTCCATGCTCCTGCTGGACGCCATGGAGGCTGTGGAAGTGGTCTGCAGTCCGATCGATCTGGGGTCCGGTTTCGTAACCTGCGCACACGGTAGAATGCCTGTCCCCGCACCGGCTTGCGCGGAACTGGCCAAGGGACTGGCCACCTTTGGTTCCGACTGTTCCATGGAGCGCGCGACCCCCACGGGCCTGGCTATCTTGCGGACTGTTGCGGACAGCTTCGGTTCCCTGCCCCTGGGATCCCTCCTGGGAGTGGGCTACGGATCGGGCGGCCGCTCCTCGGACGAGCAACCCACCTATGTCCGGGCCATGCTTTTGGAGAAGGTTGCGGAAGGGGCGCCCTCGCAAGGAGCGTGA
- the larB gene encoding nickel pincer cofactor biosynthesis protein LarB yields MTLDRLLDDFEAGQISREKLKQELLRQSFIETGNAKIDPLREWRTGGPEVVYCPGKTPDQVASIFDHLNRCNGRVLGTKAGQDHYEAVSRVAEARFDPVSGLLSIGAAPEKPAGRVAVVSAGTSDLPVAEEAAGTAEFLGSRVDRHFDCGVAGIHRLFSVMDDLGAASVIIAVAGMEGALPSVVGGLVRPPIVAVPTSVGYGANFQGLSALLTMMNSCAPGVGAVNIDNGFGAGYLAHKINMSALGKEDG; encoded by the coding sequence ATGACCCTGGACCGTCTCCTGGACGATTTTGAAGCGGGACAGATTTCACGGGAAAAATTGAAGCAGGAATTGCTCCGCCAGTCCTTTATCGAGACCGGAAACGCCAAGATCGATCCGTTGCGCGAATGGCGCACCGGCGGGCCCGAGGTAGTCTACTGCCCCGGGAAGACCCCCGATCAGGTGGCGTCGATCTTTGATCACCTCAACCGCTGCAACGGGCGGGTCCTGGGCACCAAGGCCGGTCAGGACCATTACGAGGCCGTCAGCAGGGTGGCCGAGGCGCGTTTCGACCCCGTGTCCGGCCTGCTGTCCATCGGCGCTGCGCCGGAGAAACCGGCGGGTAGGGTGGCGGTCGTCTCGGCGGGCACGTCCGACCTGCCGGTGGCCGAGGAGGCGGCGGGCACGGCGGAATTCCTGGGCAGCCGCGTGGACCGGCATTTCGACTGCGGGGTGGCGGGCATCCACCGGCTCTTTTCGGTCATGGACGATCTCGGCGCGGCTTCGGTGATCATCGCCGTGGCGGGCATGGAGGGCGCCCTGCCCTCGGTCGTCGGCGGGCTGGTCCGGCCGCCCATCGTGGCCGTACCCACCAGCGTGGGCTACGGGGCCAACTTCCAGGGGCTTTCCGCCCTGCTGACCATGATGAATTCCTGCGCACCGGGCGTTGGTGCGGTGAACATCGACAACGGCTTCGGCGCCGGCTATCTTGCCCATAAAATCAATATGTCGGCCCTTGGCAAAGAGGACGGATAA
- the larE gene encoding ATP-dependent sacrificial sulfur transferase LarE has translation MSLAQLATHIAERAGGVGRAAVALSGGVDSGLVAAAAHLALGPRAVACTVVSELTPERDRRRAAEVAERIGIEHRVLEISALAVPEVRRNLPDRCYHCKCLVFQTMLDALGADYLLLDGTNADDGADRPGLKAVREFQVLSPLADLAMGKSHIRALAFDAGLPNWEAPSESCLATRIPLGVELTAEGLGRIAALESYLHTLGLNTVRVRPDNLMATVEYLPQFSEIITGNRDKIVALAKKIGLQSCSFKEWVE, from the coding sequence ATGAGCCTTGCACAACTTGCTACGCATATTGCCGAGCGCGCGGGCGGCGTCGGCCGAGCGGCCGTTGCCCTGTCCGGCGGGGTGGACAGCGGCCTGGTGGCGGCTGCGGCGCACCTTGCTCTCGGTCCCCGTGCCGTGGCCTGTACCGTGGTCAGCGAACTGACCCCCGAGCGCGACAGGCGGCGGGCTGCCGAGGTGGCCGAACGTATCGGCATCGAACACCGCGTGCTCGAAATCTCGGCCCTGGCCGTGCCCGAGGTGCGGCGCAACCTTCCGGACCGTTGCTATCACTGCAAGTGCCTTGTTTTTCAGACCATGCTTGACGCCCTCGGTGCCGACTACCTGCTGCTGGACGGGACCAACGCGGACGACGGCGCCGACCGTCCGGGGCTCAAAGCCGTTCGCGAATTCCAGGTCCTCTCTCCCCTGGCCGATCTGGCCATGGGCAAGTCGCACATTCGGGCCCTGGCCTTTGACGCGGGGCTGCCCAACTGGGAGGCCCCGTCGGAGAGCTGCCTGGCCACCCGCATCCCTCTCGGCGTCGAACTGACCGCCGAAGGGCTGGGACGGATCGCCGCCCTGGAATCCTACCTGCACACCCTCGGCCTGAACACGGTCCGGGTCCGGCCTGATAATCTGATGGCAACCGTGGAGTATCTTCCGCAATTCTCGGAAATCATAACGGGAAATCGTGATAAAATCGTGGCGCTCGCAAAGAAGATCGGGCTGCAATCATGCTCCTTCAAGGAGTGGGTGGAATGA
- a CDS encoding MATE family efflux transporter: MNMVKRWHAQGGYREALNIGFPLVVSMISNTVMTFTDRIFLGNYSLEALGASLPANVMAFLFLSFFMGVSEYVNVFIAQYTGACRPADVGRALWQGIWFCIPSGLFLASLCFIAEPMFRLGGHPAAIQRLEVIYFQILTVGSLPCLLGLCLSNFFAGRGLTKPVMLISMGSIFLNVPLDYCLINGIGPFPEMGIAGAGIATVIGFIAPLIVYILLIFTRKNEAHFRVRSAWRFDRELFGRFLHFGLPGGVQFFLDMFAISFFVFIVGRFGPVELASTSAVFSIYNLAFLPTIGLHVAASIMVGQAMGDGNPDRAAFSTHSVLHLALAYMGIMAVVFWVMPEFLLGLFRARGAAGADFDAVLKMGGVLMRYCAVFTLLDAVAIVYMGGLKGAGDTRFIMVVISTASIVCIVIPLLALNWLGLTSIHGPWIFLLVYVMILASTFSSRFVKGAWRRIELIGREKSEMS, encoded by the coding sequence ATGAATATGGTCAAACGTTGGCATGCGCAAGGCGGTTACCGGGAAGCCTTGAACATAGGGTTCCCGCTGGTCGTCAGCATGATCTCTAATACGGTCATGACCTTTACGGACCGTATCTTCCTCGGCAACTACTCGCTGGAGGCCTTGGGCGCCTCGCTGCCGGCCAATGTCATGGCCTTCCTGTTCCTTTCTTTTTTCATGGGCGTTTCCGAATACGTCAACGTGTTCATCGCCCAATACACCGGCGCGTGCCGACCGGCAGACGTGGGCCGCGCCCTGTGGCAGGGGATCTGGTTTTGCATCCCGTCCGGGTTGTTCCTGGCCTCCTTGTGCTTCATCGCCGAACCCATGTTCCGGCTGGGCGGGCACCCGGCGGCCATCCAACGTCTTGAGGTGATCTATTTCCAGATTCTCACCGTGGGCAGCCTGCCCTGCCTGCTCGGCCTGTGCCTGTCCAATTTCTTTGCCGGACGCGGCCTGACCAAGCCGGTCATGCTCATCAGCATGGGCTCGATTTTCCTCAATGTTCCGTTGGATTACTGCCTGATAAACGGTATCGGCCCCTTTCCGGAAATGGGTATCGCCGGGGCGGGTATCGCCACGGTCATCGGGTTCATCGCGCCGTTGATCGTCTACATCCTGCTCATCTTCACCCGCAAGAACGAGGCGCACTTCAGGGTCCGTTCGGCCTGGCGCTTCGACCGGGAACTGTTCGGCCGGTTCCTCCATTTCGGGCTTCCCGGCGGGGTCCAGTTTTTCCTGGACATGTTCGCCATCTCCTTCTTCGTCTTCATCGTCGGCCGGTTCGGGCCGGTGGAGCTGGCCTCCACCAGCGCGGTCTTCTCCATCTACAACCTGGCCTTTCTCCCGACCATCGGCCTGCACGTGGCGGCCAGCATCATGGTCGGGCAGGCCATGGGCGACGGCAACCCGGACCGGGCGGCCTTCTCCACACATTCCGTCCTGCACCTGGCCCTGGCCTATATGGGCATCATGGCGGTGGTCTTCTGGGTCATGCCCGAGTTTCTGCTCGGCCTGTTCCGGGCTCGAGGCGCTGCCGGTGCGGATTTCGATGCGGTCCTCAAAATGGGGGGGGTCCTGATGCGCTACTGCGCGGTCTTCACCCTGCTTGACGCGGTGGCCATCGTGTACATGGGCGGGCTCAAGGGCGCGGGCGACACGCGGTTCATCATGGTCGTCATCAGCACCGCCTCCATCGTCTGCATCGTCATCCCCCTGCTGGCGCTCAACTGGCTGGGCCTGACCAGCATCCACGGGCCCTGGATATTCCTGCTCGTCTACGTCATGATCCTGGCGTCCACGTTCTCGTCGCGTTTCGTCAAGGGGGCCTGGCGGAGGATCGAACTCATCGGTCGCGAAAAGTCCGAAATGAGTTGA
- a CDS encoding MarR family winged helix-turn-helix transcriptional regulator codes for MDYKAEYLFFSTMSRFHRLYAKGLSKRLDPHGVRPGYLEVFFRLWERDGITQKALHASMDVEQATLSNTLKRMERDGFLLRKRNPKDRRQSIIVLTDTGSNLRKLVLAAIDDLQAVVNTRLSINDRRYFRRILQQMIDQLVLDLDDATLVLLDEVDDSNGDTLMLVDEIKE; via the coding sequence GTGGATTACAAAGCGGAGTATCTTTTTTTCTCGACCATGTCTCGGTTTCACCGGCTCTATGCCAAGGGTCTTTCCAAGCGGCTGGACCCGCACGGTGTGCGGCCCGGTTATCTCGAGGTGTTCTTTCGGCTCTGGGAGAGGGACGGCATCACCCAGAAGGCGCTGCACGCGAGCATGGACGTTGAACAGGCCACTTTATCAAATACACTCAAACGGATGGAGCGTGACGGGTTCCTCCTCCGCAAGCGCAACCCCAAGGATCGCAGGCAGTCCATCATCGTACTGACCGACACCGGTTCGAACCTGCGCAAGCTGGTGCTGGCAGCCATTGACGATCTTCAGGCCGTGGTCAACACCCGGCTGAGCATCAACGACCGCCGCTATTTCCGCCGCATCCTGCAACAGATGATCGACCAACTGGTCCTGGACCTGGATGACGCCACCCTTGTCCTGCTCGACGAGGTGGACGATTCCAACGGCGATACCCTGATGCTCGTGGACGAAATCAAAGAATGA
- a CDS encoding helix-turn-helix domain-containing protein gives MDNSDAPRPPTLLTVREVADYLRVHQRTAYRLITNGSIRAIKIGSQWRVPEQALMDFLESGMNASAPSGKRKAEPDQFKLPLD, from the coding sequence ATGGACAACTCAGATGCACCCAGACCGCCGACCCTTCTTACCGTGCGGGAAGTTGCGGACTATTTACGGGTTCACCAGAGAACGGCCTACAGGCTGATCACCAACGGCAGCATCAGGGCCATCAAGATCGGTAGCCAGTGGCGCGTACCCGAACAGGCCTTGATGGATTTTTTAGAGAGTGGAATGAATGCCTCGGCACCTTCGGGCAAGAGGAAGGCCGAGCCGGATCAATTCAAACTCCCACTGGACTAA
- a CDS encoding ATP-dependent 6-phosphofructokinase — MKHLDFITKIPNLGTPKIKSPLKGARFVDESRPSTLMLTSGELTELDTDVLQKEFEKAGPRERVYFDTSKARCAIVTCGGICPGINDVIRAIVHEAHYHYGVRHVLGITNGLRGFIPKYGYDVKELTPDTVSHIHQFGGTILGSSRGLQDPVEIVDSLERLNINVLFVIGGDGAMRAAKSIVNEVSARKRHIGIIGIPKTIDNDINFITRSFGFDTAVEKAAEVIQCAHVEATGIDMGVGLVKLMGREAGFIAAQATLAMQEVNFLLVPEQPFSLTGPGGLLEAVESRLKARKHAIIVCAEGAGQDLLGGEIERDPSGNPKLGDICGLLIDQLEEYAQARDFEINLKFIDPSYLIRSVPANAGDRVYCGFLGQNAVHAAMAGKTGMVVSRLKSSMVHLPLDLVATERRRININSDWWSSVMEATGQHEHLK, encoded by the coding sequence ATGAAGCATCTCGATTTCATTACTAAAATTCCGAATCTAGGCACACCCAAGATCAAATCGCCGCTCAAAGGAGCGCGGTTTGTGGACGAATCACGCCCGTCCACCCTGATGCTTACTTCCGGCGAGCTGACCGAGCTGGACACCGATGTCCTGCAAAAGGAATTCGAAAAGGCCGGGCCGCGCGAGCGGGTTTATTTCGATACATCTAAGGCCCGCTGTGCCATTGTTACCTGCGGCGGCATTTGCCCGGGCATCAACGACGTCATCCGGGCCATCGTGCACGAGGCCCACTACCACTACGGGGTGCGGCACGTGCTCGGCATTACCAACGGGCTGCGCGGCTTTATCCCCAAGTACGGCTATGACGTCAAGGAGCTCACCCCGGACACGGTCTCGCACATCCACCAGTTCGGCGGGACCATTCTCGGATCTTCGCGCGGCCTGCAGGACCCCGTGGAGATTGTCGATTCCCTGGAACGGTTGAACATCAACGTTCTCTTCGTCATCGGCGGCGACGGGGCCATGCGTGCGGCCAAGTCCATCGTCAACGAGGTCTCGGCCCGCAAGCGCCACATCGGCATCATCGGCATCCCCAAGACCATCGACAACGACATCAACTTCATCACCCGATCCTTCGGCTTCGATACCGCCGTGGAAAAGGCGGCCGAGGTCATCCAGTGCGCCCACGTGGAGGCCACGGGCATCGATATGGGCGTCGGCCTGGTCAAACTCATGGGCCGCGAGGCGGGCTTCATCGCGGCCCAGGCCACCTTGGCCATGCAGGAGGTCAATTTCCTTCTGGTCCCGGAACAGCCCTTCAGCCTGACCGGTCCGGGCGGCCTGCTCGAAGCCGTGGAATCGCGCCTCAAGGCCCGCAAACACGCCATCATCGTCTGCGCCGAGGGCGCAGGCCAGGACCTGCTGGGCGGCGAGATCGAACGGGATCCCTCCGGCAACCCGAAGCTCGGCGACATCTGCGGACTGCTGATCGACCAGCTTGAGGAATACGCACAGGCCAGGGACTTCGAGATAAATTTAAAATTCATCGATCCCAGCTACTTGATTCGGTCCGTCCCGGCCAATGCAGGCGACCGGGTCTACTGCGGATTCCTGGGCCAGAACGCCGTGCACGCAGCCATGGCCGGCAAGACCGGCATGGTCGTGTCCCGACTCAAGTCGAGCATGGTCCACCTCCCCCTGGACCTGGTGGCCACCGAGCGCCGGCGCATCAACATCAACTCCGACTGGTGGTCCTCCGTCATGGAAGCCACCGGCCAGCACGAACATCTGAAGTAG